A window from Acidobacteriota bacterium encodes these proteins:
- a CDS encoding ATP-binding protein, with product MYRFVNRVSELALLDRLAASDRRELLVIYGRRRLGKTALLRQFGAGRPLAFFACPMSTAPEALRLFTRELARTLDDSLLARTRFSGWSEAVEYAVERCGRMEIPLVLDELPYLQRSVPGIDSLLQHAWDGHDGAVKLFLTGSSFSVLDAAVADPRAPLYGRRTAQLEVRPMSFDEVADFHPGWSFERRAVAYGLFGGVPAYAEQVARHESPGEAAHALALSPAGPLYAEPEFLVREELRDPGAYFAILHALAVGKTRPNEIAQDAGIAHASAGKYLDTLRRLRFVRRETPVTEPRPERSRRSLYRLADPFLRFWFRYVYPNRSALEAGRSRQVLESVVLPDLDTFMGPPYEDICRQHLIGNWQRLLGWQPLRVGRYWDSRTEIDLVAVDAAGERAAFVECKWGRSVDVARVVWRLREKARAVAPFAAMSHRYLVISRTDADDEHHVRLA from the coding sequence GTGTATAGATTCGTCAATCGTGTGAGCGAGCTGGCCCTGCTCGATCGGCTCGCGGCGTCGGACCGGCGGGAATTGCTCGTCATCTACGGGCGGCGCAGACTCGGCAAGACGGCGCTGTTGAGACAGTTCGGCGCCGGCAGGCCCCTCGCGTTCTTCGCGTGCCCCATGAGCACCGCGCCGGAGGCGCTGCGGTTGTTCACGCGCGAGTTGGCGCGTACGCTCGACGATTCGCTGCTGGCGCGCACCCGGTTTTCCGGTTGGAGCGAAGCTGTCGAGTACGCCGTGGAGCGCTGCGGCCGCATGGAGATCCCGCTGGTTCTCGACGAGCTGCCGTATCTCCAGCGCAGTGTTCCGGGCATCGACTCGTTGCTGCAGCACGCCTGGGACGGCCACGATGGTGCGGTCAAGCTCTTCCTTACCGGGTCTTCCTTCTCGGTCCTGGATGCCGCGGTAGCGGACCCGCGGGCGCCGCTCTACGGGCGTCGCACGGCGCAGCTCGAAGTGCGGCCGATGTCCTTCGACGAGGTTGCCGACTTCCATCCCGGCTGGTCGTTCGAACGCCGCGCCGTGGCCTACGGCCTCTTCGGCGGCGTGCCGGCTTATGCCGAGCAGGTCGCGCGTCACGAGTCCCCGGGCGAGGCGGCGCATGCCCTCGCGCTGTCGCCGGCCGGGCCGCTGTATGCCGAGCCCGAGTTCCTCGTCCGGGAGGAGCTCCGCGATCCGGGCGCCTACTTCGCCATCCTGCACGCGCTGGCGGTAGGAAAGACCCGCCCGAACGAGATCGCCCAGGACGCCGGGATCGCCCACGCCAGCGCCGGCAAGTACCTCGACACGCTGCGGCGCCTGCGCTTCGTCCGCCGGGAGACGCCGGTGACCGAGCCCAGGCCGGAACGCTCGCGCCGGAGCCTGTACCGCCTGGCCGACCCGTTCCTGCGCTTCTGGTTCCGGTATGTCTACCCCAACCGCTCGGCCCTGGAGGCCGGCCGGAGCCGGCAGGTGCTCGAGTCGGTCGTGCTCCCCGACCTGGACACGTTCATGGGTCCGCCCTACGAGGACATCTGTCGCCAGCACCTGATCGGCAACTGGCAACGGCTGCTCGGCTGGCAGCCGTTGCGGGTAGGCCGCTACTGGGACTCCCGTACCGAGATTGATCTGGTCGCCGTCGATGCGGCCGGCGAACGCGCCGCGTTCGTCGAGTGCAAGTGGGGGAGATCCGTCGACGTGGCGCGCGTCGTCTGGCGGTTGCGGGAGAAGGCGCGCGCCGTCGCTCCGTTCGCGGCCATGTCGCACCGCTACCTCGTCATCAGTCGGACCGACGCCGACGACGAGCACCACGTCCGCCTTGCGTGA
- a CDS encoding TonB-dependent receptor has translation MAEKSTFAQPHSRGGEMTVVKCARGALAAFIVLTLAPAALAQSSITGEVSDNTGGVLPGVTVEVSSPALIEGSRVAVSDGTGRYTVIDLRPGTYTVTMSLPGFSTFVQEGLELQANFTLTVNGALSVGALEETVTVSGEAPVVDVQSAARTEVLQRDTIDALPTPRNTQSIGYLAQGVRLTIPDVGGAQMMEQVQMISHGANSDHSVMQVDGMMVNAELGDGRIMNYNNQALSQEMAVSTSGSPAEVSAGGLRLNMIPKDGGNQFSGSNYIGFTDGGWQANNLTPELNQLGLESTQGVSNIHDVNPAIGGPILRDKLWYFTSVRGISVDELWPNAFVPTFRQGASQQEIEEYFRTFDKDHPAVESREDAIVEQYVRSALFRVTSQVSQRNKVSAYLDRIFKFKAREFYGNTEPIRASSHRDPEFGNYHTAQAKWTSTISSRALLEVGYSQVYERLRLGYQPNTPIEAGGAGRQLQHPKPDDLMTCIHTPCYHPLSYDQTRGWFDDVRFYDRGTGLTTHAYTYDILVTPADRRYPNASFSYVTGSHNFKVGMQWSMSNGGVGFDGNGSLLARFNEGVAEEVSVYNLPAYYNTYVRADRGIYAQDTWTIDRLTINAGVRFEQFQSGNDTYRAGAGIGGGRFIGARLFNARDQKPFWNDIAPRFSVVYDLFGDARTALKFSVNRFMKPWTNGFGRRYHPISLQSDTRDWFDCALHPDVHSGGAARCATAADLAALGMPDYTGTNGDFIAQDHEIGTVGTNAVVFTSGELAQVGQRPDPDLQREYNVEWTGSVQHEIAPRVSLTAAYYRRVFYDIEHAENRALRGCDVSTAQAGVPCGDWIPFNVTFDDPGGRLAYLGSIGQAPTLADTSFLAFNRDPATRTLKDIVHVNSDINRNYYNGLELSLQARLPNGGTLFGGWTMHQHVQDTCGLTQNPNGVSERDMIDRNRTTLRGGRFCDQSALGIPFRNDFKLFGAYPLPGDFEFSGSIQAYSGNEREMRWTITDAYFPGGNLTDNQPVQMFAPGTNYFGYWTQVDFAIRRLFRVGNWEYSAQVDIYNALNASAIISDNDSYGSGYATPTRLLQGRLARVAFQVKW, from the coding sequence ATGGCGGAGAAATCGACGTTCGCGCAACCGCATTCACGAGGAGGAGAGATGACAGTCGTCAAGTGCGCGCGCGGCGCGTTGGCCGCGTTCATCGTGCTGACCTTGGCTCCCGCGGCGCTCGCCCAGAGCTCGATCACCGGCGAGGTCAGCGACAACACCGGGGGCGTCCTGCCTGGCGTCACCGTGGAAGTCTCCAGTCCGGCACTGATCGAGGGGAGCCGCGTCGCGGTTTCCGACGGCACCGGCCGCTACACCGTCATCGATCTGCGCCCTGGCACCTACACCGTCACGATGAGCCTGCCGGGCTTCTCGACCTTCGTGCAGGAAGGCCTGGAGCTGCAGGCGAACTTCACGCTGACGGTCAACGGAGCGCTGTCGGTCGGCGCGCTCGAGGAGACCGTCACGGTCTCGGGCGAGGCGCCCGTGGTCGACGTGCAGAGCGCGGCCCGGACCGAGGTCCTGCAGCGCGACACCATCGACGCGCTGCCGACCCCGCGCAACACGCAGTCGATCGGCTACCTGGCGCAGGGGGTCCGGCTGACCATCCCGGACGTCGGCGGCGCCCAGATGATGGAGCAGGTGCAGATGATCTCGCACGGCGCCAACTCCGACCACTCCGTCATGCAGGTCGACGGCATGATGGTCAACGCGGAGCTGGGCGACGGCCGGATCATGAACTACAACAACCAAGCGCTGAGCCAGGAGATGGCGGTCAGCACCTCGGGCAGCCCGGCGGAGGTCTCGGCCGGCGGGCTCCGGCTGAACATGATCCCCAAGGACGGCGGCAACCAGTTCAGCGGGTCGAACTACATCGGCTTCACCGACGGCGGGTGGCAGGCGAACAACCTGACGCCGGAGCTGAACCAACTGGGACTCGAGTCGACGCAGGGCGTGTCGAACATCCACGACGTCAATCCGGCCATCGGCGGCCCGATACTGCGGGACAAGCTGTGGTACTTCACCTCGGTCCGCGGCATCTCGGTCGACGAGCTGTGGCCCAACGCGTTCGTCCCCACGTTCCGGCAGGGCGCCAGCCAGCAGGAGATCGAGGAGTACTTCCGCACCTTCGACAAGGACCATCCGGCCGTCGAGAGCCGCGAGGACGCCATCGTGGAGCAGTACGTCCGCAGCGCGCTGTTCCGCGTGACGTCGCAAGTCTCCCAGCGCAACAAGGTGAGCGCGTACCTCGACCGGATCTTCAAGTTCAAGGCCCGCGAGTTCTACGGCAACACCGAGCCGATCCGGGCGTCGAGCCACCGTGACCCCGAGTTCGGGAACTATCACACGGCCCAGGCGAAATGGACGTCGACGATCAGCAGCCGCGCGCTGCTCGAGGTGGGCTACTCGCAGGTCTACGAGCGGCTGCGGCTCGGTTACCAGCCGAACACGCCGATCGAGGCAGGGGGCGCCGGGAGGCAACTGCAGCATCCGAAGCCGGACGACCTGATGACCTGCATCCACACGCCCTGCTACCACCCGCTGAGCTACGACCAGACGCGGGGTTGGTTCGACGACGTCCGCTTCTACGACCGGGGCACGGGGCTGACGACCCATGCCTACACCTACGACATCCTGGTCACGCCGGCCGACCGGCGCTACCCGAACGCGTCGTTCTCGTACGTCACCGGCTCGCACAACTTCAAGGTCGGCATGCAGTGGTCGATGAGCAACGGCGGCGTCGGCTTCGACGGCAACGGCAGCCTGCTGGCGCGATTCAACGAGGGCGTGGCCGAGGAGGTCAGCGTCTACAACCTGCCCGCCTACTACAACACCTACGTGCGGGCAGACCGCGGCATCTACGCCCAGGACACCTGGACGATCGACCGACTCACCATAAACGCCGGTGTCCGCTTCGAGCAGTTCCAGTCCGGGAACGACACCTACCGTGCCGGCGCCGGCATCGGCGGCGGCCGGTTCATCGGCGCACGCCTGTTCAACGCGCGGGACCAGAAGCCGTTCTGGAACGACATCGCGCCGCGGTTCAGCGTGGTCTACGACCTGTTCGGCGACGCGCGGACGGCGCTGAAGTTCTCCGTGAACCGCTTCATGAAGCCGTGGACCAACGGCTTCGGGCGACGCTACCATCCCATCTCGCTGCAGTCGGACACCCGCGACTGGTTCGACTGCGCCCTGCACCCCGACGTCCACAGCGGCGGCGCGGCGCGTTGCGCGACGGCGGCCGATCTCGCCGCGCTGGGGATGCCCGACTACACCGGGACCAATGGCGACTTCATCGCGCAGGACCACGAGATCGGCACCGTGGGCACCAACGCCGTCGTCTTCACCAGCGGCGAGCTGGCGCAGGTGGGCCAGCGCCCCGACCCCGACCTGCAGCGCGAGTACAACGTCGAGTGGACGGGCAGCGTCCAGCACGAGATCGCCCCGCGCGTCTCGCTGACCGCCGCCTACTACCGGCGGGTCTTCTACGACATCGAGCATGCCGAGAACCGCGCCCTGCGAGGCTGCGACGTCTCGACCGCACAGGCAGGCGTCCCGTGCGGCGACTGGATCCCGTTCAACGTCACGTTCGACGATCCGGGCGGGCGGCTGGCGTACCTCGGCAGCATCGGTCAGGCGCCGACGCTGGCGGACACGTCGTTCCTGGCGTTCAATCGGGACCCGGCGACGCGGACCCTCAAGGACATCGTCCACGTCAACTCCGACATCAACCGCAACTACTACAACGGGTTGGAGCTGAGCCTGCAGGCGCGGCTGCCGAACGGCGGCACGCTGTTCGGCGGCTGGACGATGCACCAGCACGTGCAGGACACCTGCGGCCTCACCCAGAACCCGAACGGCGTCAGCGAGCGGGACATGATCGACCGCAACCGGACGACGCTGCGCGGCGGCCGATTCTGCGATCAGAGCGCGCTGGGCATCCCGTTCCGCAACGACTTCAAGCTGTTCGGCGCCTACCCGCTGCCGGGCGACTTCGAGTTCAGCGGATCGATCCAGGCCTACTCGGGCAACGAGCGCGAGATGCGCTGGACCATCACCGACGCCTACTTCCCCGGCGGCAACCTGACGGACAACCAGCCGGTACAGATGTTCGCGCCGGGCACCAACTACTTCGGCTACTGGACCCAGGTCGACTTCGCCATCCGGCGGCTCTTCCGGGTCGGCAACTGGGAGTACTCGGCGCAGGTCGACATCTACAACGCGCTCAACGCGAGCGCCATCATCAGCGACAACGACTCCTACGGGTCGGGCTACGCGACACCGACGCGGCTGCTGCAGGGCCGCCTGGCGCGCGTGGCCTTCCAGGTGAAGTGGTAG
- a CDS encoding Uma2 family endonuclease: MATAQPVFKFRYEDYRTAPPDKRYELLDGELLLNPAPNLKHQSVQVRLGSRLGRFVEEKALGYFFFAPCDVVLSDTDVVQPDLLFVSHARAHLLIGGDNVQGAPDLVVEILSPTTAERDRGYKRALYAKHGVKEYWLVDPAAETVSILRPRAGALEVARTFGRNETLRSPLLASFQLDLDDVFSS, encoded by the coding sequence GTGGCCACGGCGCAACCCGTCTTCAAGTTCAGGTACGAGGACTACCGGACCGCGCCGCCGGACAAGCGCTACGAACTGCTGGACGGAGAGTTGCTCTTGAACCCGGCGCCGAACCTGAAGCACCAGAGCGTGCAGGTTCGACTGGGAAGCAGGCTCGGCCGATTCGTCGAAGAGAAGGCGCTGGGCTATTTCTTCTTCGCCCCCTGCGACGTGGTGCTGTCCGACACCGACGTCGTGCAGCCGGACCTGCTGTTCGTCTCCCACGCTCGCGCGCACCTGCTGATTGGCGGCGACAACGTGCAGGGAGCACCCGATCTGGTGGTCGAGATCCTGTCTCCCACAACCGCCGAGAGAGACCGCGGCTACAAGCGGGCGCTCTATGCGAAGCACGGGGTGAAGGAGTACTGGCTGGTCGACCCGGCGGCCGAGACCGTATCGATCCTGCGCCCGCGAGCCGGCGCACTCGAAGTGGCGCGCACGTTCGGGCGCAACGAGACACTGCGCTCTCCCCTGCTCGCCAGCTTCCAACTCGACCTGGACGACGTCTTCTCGTCGTGA
- a CDS encoding tetratricopeptide repeat protein, translated as MHRAALPAAALAVTSLIATGCGTPSAPEPPASDGSAETLPAGPITFTRHVAPIVFEHCATCHRPGGSGPFTLLSYDDVARRARQIAEVTTSGFMPPWLPEPGFGEFVGERRLTDTQIATLAAWAESGTEEGDASDLPEPPAATDGWALGEPDLTVSLPAPYTLPADGPDVFRNLVMPLPVGETRWVKTVELRPGNPRFVHHAIMAVDDTTSSRRREAEEAEQPGEPGFSGMEMGLAFMPDGHLMGWTPGMAPNPGIDGLAWRLDPGTDFVLQLHMLPSGRAETIAPVAGFHFADAPPSGPPLYLIRLDADHLLDIPPGAADFVVSDAVELPIDVELHAVYPHAHYLAKSMEGRATLPDGGERWLIRIDEWDFDWQDVYRVREPYLLPAGTTLSMRFTYDNSADNPRNPNDPPRRVRAGNRSSDEMAHLQLQVRPRRAADLVLLRESLYRHAIRRNPANPWSYYELGNALLEQDRLDEAARQYLAGLGADPTHVPSRTSLGAVRERQGRLDEAAAEFRTVVELDPGYADGHFNLGSVRLAQGRLEDAAGHLREALALEPDHAAAHTNLGYTLRELGRLDEAVTHHREALRLQPGSAEAHNNLGSVLAMGGLLDEAIDQFQRALRLQPDHVPARQNLELAREIAAELERAGLR; from the coding sequence ATGCACCGTGCTGCGTTGCCGGCTGCGGCGTTAGCGGTGACGAGCCTCATCGCTACCGGATGCGGGACGCCATCCGCTCCCGAACCGCCTGCCTCGGACGGCTCGGCGGAAACGCTGCCGGCCGGACCGATCACCTTCACGCGCCACGTGGCCCCGATCGTCTTCGAGCACTGCGCGACGTGCCACCGCCCCGGCGGCTCGGGCCCGTTCACACTGCTGAGCTACGATGACGTCGCCCGCCGCGCCCGACAGATCGCCGAGGTCACGACGAGCGGCTTCATGCCGCCGTGGCTGCCGGAGCCGGGCTTCGGCGAGTTCGTCGGCGAGCGGCGCCTGACAGACACGCAGATAGCGACCTTGGCCGCATGGGCCGAGTCGGGCACCGAGGAGGGCGACGCATCCGATCTCCCGGAGCCGCCCGCCGCCACCGACGGCTGGGCGCTGGGCGAACCGGACCTGACGGTGTCGCTGCCAGCCCCGTATACGCTGCCGGCGGACGGGCCCGACGTCTTCCGCAACCTCGTCATGCCCCTGCCGGTCGGCGAGACACGCTGGGTCAAGACGGTGGAGTTGCGCCCGGGCAACCCGCGGTTCGTGCACCACGCCATCATGGCGGTCGACGACACGACGTCGTCACGTCGCCGGGAGGCCGAGGAGGCCGAGCAGCCGGGAGAGCCCGGTTTCAGCGGCATGGAGATGGGCCTGGCATTCATGCCGGACGGGCACCTGATGGGCTGGACTCCGGGCATGGCCCCGAACCCCGGCATCGACGGACTCGCCTGGCGCCTCGACCCCGGCACCGACTTCGTCCTGCAGCTCCACATGCTGCCGTCGGGCCGCGCGGAGACCATCGCGCCGGTGGCCGGCTTCCACTTCGCGGACGCGCCGCCGTCGGGGCCGCCCCTCTATCTGATCCGGCTGGACGCGGACCACCTGCTCGACATCCCACCGGGCGCTGCCGACTTCGTCGTCTCCGACGCCGTCGAGTTGCCGATCGACGTCGAGTTGCACGCCGTCTATCCCCACGCGCACTATCTGGCGAAGTCCATGGAGGGCAGGGCGACGCTGCCCGACGGCGGCGAGCGGTGGCTGATCCGCATCGACGAGTGGGACTTCGACTGGCAGGACGTCTACCGCGTGCGCGAGCCGTACCTGCTGCCGGCCGGCACCACGCTCTCGATGCGATTCACCTACGACAACTCGGCCGACAATCCGCGCAATCCCAACGATCCGCCCCGGCGGGTGCGGGCCGGCAATCGATCGTCGGACGAGATGGCGCACCTGCAACTCCAGGTGCGGCCGCGCCGCGCCGCCGACCTGGTATTGCTGCGGGAGTCGCTCTATCGGCACGCGATCCGCAGGAACCCGGCGAATCCGTGGTCGTACTACGAGCTCGGCAACGCCCTGCTGGAGCAGGATCGCCTGGACGAGGCGGCGCGGCAGTACCTGGCCGGCCTGGGCGCCGATCCGACGCACGTGCCGTCGCGCACCAGCCTGGGCGCGGTGCGCGAGCGCCAGGGCCGGCTGGACGAGGCGGCGGCGGAATTCCGAACCGTGGTGGAGCTGGATCCCGGCTACGCCGACGGACACTTCAACCTGGGCAGCGTGCGGCTAGCCCAGGGCCGGCTGGAGGACGCGGCCGGCCATCTCCGCGAGGCGCTCGCGCTGGAGCCCGACCATGCGGCGGCGCACACGAACCTGGGGTACACGCTGCGCGAGCTCGGCCGGCTCGACGAGGCGGTGACCCACCACCGCGAGGCCCTGCGGCTGCAGCCCGGCTCGGCCGAGGCCC